The segment CGCGTCGGCCTGGTGACGGTCCGCGACGAGATGGTCGACGTGGTGCCCCCCTCGACCCGACATCTCAATCTGTTGCTCCATACCGTCGCGGCGAGCACCGCCGCGGGTGAGGGGCACTTGCCGCGCGTGCTCGAAAAGGTCGCCCAGATGCGCGGACGCTCCGGGATGGTGGTCCTCATCTCGGACTGCTACGAGGAACCGGCCGCGCTCTGTCGTGCCGTCGGCGGACTGCGCAGCCGCGGCCACGACGTGATGGTCTTCCACCTCACCGATCCGGCCGAGCGCGATCTCCCCTATGGGGCACCCGGGACGTTCGAAGATGCCGAGACCGGCATCCGCCTTCCGCTGAAGCCTGAAGAATTGCGCGATCGTTACCGCGCCATGGTGGTCGAGCACGCGGCCGCGCTCAGCACCGGACTCGCGGCGGCCAACGTCGACTATCAGGCGGTCGGCACCGAGCAGCCCCTCGACGGCGCGCTGCGCGCGTTTCTCGATCGCCGCCTGATGGGGACGAAGGTCCGCTGATGCCGTTCGCCTTCCTCGTCCCCGCCTTCCTTGCCGGACTCGCCGCGTTGGCAGTGCCGCTGCTGTTGCACCTGCGCCAGCGCGACAAGGAGAAGCCGTTGCGCTTCCCCTCGTTGATGTTCCTGCGCCGGATTGCCATCGAGACGTCGCATCGTCGCCGAGTGACCGACCTGCCGCTGCTCCTGCTCCGGGCCCTCGCCGTGGCACTTGCGGTGCTGGCCTTCTCGCGGCCCGTTTTCCAGCGCGCCGGCAAGGCGCTCGGCGCCCCGCCGGAGCGCGTGGTCATTCTTGCGGTGGACCGCTCGATGAGCATGGGACACACCGCCGTCTGGCCGGTGGCGATGGACTCGGCCCGCGCCATCATCCGCGCGCTCAAGGCCGGCGACCGGATTGCCGTGATCGCCTTCGACGATGATGCCAGCGTGATCCAGCCGATGACGACGGACCACGCTGCCGCCCTCGCCGCCCTCGGCACGGTGCGTCCCGGGGCCCGGGGGACGCGCTTCGCCGCGGCGCTCCGCGCCGCACGGCAGCAGATGGCGGCCGCCAACCTGCCGCGGGCCGAAGTGCTGGTCGTCTCCGACCTTCAGCGCGTCGGCACCGGTGGACTCACCGATCTGGCCCTCCCCAAGGGCCTCGCCGTGCGCGGCATCGTGGTGGCGGCCCCATCGGCGGCCAACACCTCCGTCACCGGGTTGACGGTCCAACGGCTCGGCGGTGGGGCCGCTGGGCGCATAGCGGTCTCTGCGGATGTGCGGAGCAACGCCCTGGCGTCGGCACGGCGCGCCACCGTCACGCTCACCGTGAACAACCGCGAGGCCGGCACGCGCACGGTGGACCTTCCGGTGAGCGGTCTTCGCACCGTGGCGTTCGACCCCGTGGCCTTGCCGCCCGGCGAAGCACAGGTCTCGATCGCACTCGACCCCGACGCACTCACGGCGGACGACAGCTTTCACGCCGTCGTACCGGCCGAAGCATCGCAGCGCATCCTGCTGGTCGGTGCCGGCGATCTCGCCCCCGAATCGACGCTCTTCCTCGAGCGTGCACTCGCGATCGGCAGCGACCCGGCGTTCGTCGTCGAGCGCGGCAGCGTGGGAACACTTACGGCTCAGCGCCTTGCCTCAGTGGCGCTGGTGATCTTCCTCGACGTCCTCCCGCCCACCAACGACGCCTTCCGGGACTGGGTCCGTGCCGGACGCGGAGCCGTGATCGTCGCCGGTCCGCGGCTCCGCACCGTCCGGGCCCAACCCGGTCAGCTGCCTGGTCGGGTGACCGGGGAGATGGATCGCCTCGCCGAGCGCGGCGGCACGATTGGGGACGTGGCGCTGGAGCATCCGATCTTCTCGCCCTTCCGCGGCGGGGGCAGCGCCGCCCTCGGCAGCGCACGCTTCATTCGCTACGCCCAGTTGGCGGCGGACACCGGCAGCGTCGTCCTGGCCCGCTTCGACGATGGCCTGCCGGCCCTCCTGGAGCGTGCCGAGGGGAGCGGTCGCCTCCTGCTGAGCGCCATTCCCCTCGATGCCCGGGGAGGCGACTTCCCGTTGCAGGCGGCCTACCTTCCGTTCGTACGGCGCCTCGCGCTCCACACCGCCGGCTACGAGCCGCAGCCCCTCTGGCGCACCACCGGCGAAGGATGGCGGCCGGTCGGCACGGTGGCCGATCTGGTGATCGCGACACCTTCCGGCTCACTCCTCCGTCCGGACTCGGGTGCCACTCGCGGTGCCGCCGACCTCGAAGCGCTCGGCTTCTACCGCGCCTATCGGGAACGGGCGGTCGGCGACCCGATCGCCACCGTCGCCGTGAACGTCCCGATTCGTGAATCCGATCTGACGGCCTCGCCAGCCAGCGAACTCCTGCTCGGCGTGCGCGAGGAGGCCGGCGATCCCTCGGCGGCCGAGATCCCGCCGATCGCCGAGGTGGAAACACGGCAACGGCTCTGGCGCATCCTCTTGCTGATCGTTGGTGTCGTGCTGGTGATGGAATCGTTGCTGGGCAGCCGCGGGTGGCGGGGTACCGCCACGCGGCTCGCGGTTGAGACTCCCCCTGGAGGAGCTGCCACATGACCGACCTCAGAGTCGACAGCGCGACGCGAGATGACGCCCTTCGCACCGCCGTATCGCGGGTCCGTGGGCATCGTCGTCGGCGACTCCTCCTCGAAGGGGTGACGGCCACGGTCGCCGCGGTCCTGCTGGCACTGATCGTGGGTGCCGTGGTGCGGAGCCTGATGGGGCCGGGCAGTGACACCACAATTGCCGTGCGCGTGATCGGCTACCTGCTTATCGCGGTTGCCGCCGCGCGCTTCGTCATCTATCCCTTGCTTGGGGCCGTCAGCGACGAGCGCATCGCGCTCTATGTCGAGGAACGGGCACCACACCTTCGGCAGACGCTGCTGAGCGCCGTCCACGAACTGGAGCGCCCGCTCGCGGAACGTTCCTCGGCCGGCCTGTCGGCTCGGGTGATCGGTCAGGCGACGGCCGCAGTCGCCGAGCTGGAGCAGGGCGCTGCGCTGGAGCGGCCGCGGGCACGTCGTGCCGGCGCGTTGCTGGCCGGAGCAACCGCCGTGGGGCTGGCACTCGTGCTGCTCGGCCCTGGTGCCGTGCGCGACGCGGCGCGCCTCCTCTTCGTGCCCTGGACCGCGTCGGCGTCCGAGCCGGTATTCGCGGTGTCGGTCACGCCGGGCGACATCACCGTCCCGCGCGGTGCCGCGCTCGACGTGCGTGGCGTGCTGCGCGGCTTCACCGCCGCCGAGGCCGAGATCGTCTTCCGTGCCGACAGCACCACCGAGTGGCTGCGCGCACCGATGCAACGCGACTCCACCGGAAGCGGCTTTGCCGGGCGACTCTTCGACCTGCTCGCGCCGACGAAGTACTACCTCGAGGCCGATGGCCTTCGGTCGGCCGAATTCAGCATCTCCGTGGTGGACCTGCCGGCGGTGTCCAACGTGGCGCTGCAGTTGCGCTTCCCGGGATACACCCGTCTGCCGCCCGAGGAGATCGAGTCGGGCGGGGATGTGGCAGCGCTCGTCGGCACCACGGTGCGCGTGCAAGGCACCGTCACGATGCCGGTGAAGGGTGGGACCCTGCGCTTCGACGACGGTTCGACGGTGCCGCTCACGGTCGACTCCGCGGGCAAGGTCGTCGGCGAGTTCCGTGTCACGCGCGATGGCTTCTATCGCATTGACCTGATGGCACCCGATGGTGCCATGGTGCCGGGGACGGTGCAGTACGCGATCGCGAAGCTCGACGACCGCGCGCCGAGCGTGCGCATCGAGACGCCGGGGCGCGACATCAAGGTGACGGGCACGGAAGAAGTTCCGATCGCGGCCAGTGCGGCCGATGACTACGGCGTCACCCGGATGGAATTGCGCTACCAGGTCAATGGCGGTGCGGAGCAGACGATTGTCCTTGCCGAGGGGAAGGCGGCTGGTGGCGTGGATCTGCGTGCCGCGCACACCCTCTTCCTCGAAGAGGTCGTGCTGGTGCCGGGCGATGTGATCGCCTACCACGCGGTCGTGAAGGATGGTGCAGGACAGACGGCCAGCTCCGACATCTTCTTCCTCGAGGTGCGCCCGTTCGGCTTGAACTACCGCGCCGGCGAGGAGGCTGCCGCCGCAGGTGGTGAGGGTGGCGGAGGCGGTGGGGAGGGCGGCGACGCGAACGCCACGCCTGATCAACTCGCGGCTCGGCAGCGGCAAGTCGTGTCGGGCACCTTCAATTGGGTGCGTGACAGTGCCAAGACGCCCGCGCGTGTCCGGCGCGAGAATCTCACGACATTGGCGATTGCGCAGGGGAAGTTGCGGCAGGACGTGGCGGCGGTCGCCGAGCGGATCGCCTCGCGCGAGCTCGCCAGCGAAGACACCGCGTTCACGAGCGTCAAGCGCGAGCTCGACTCCGCGCGCGTGCATATGAAGGTGGCCGAGGAAGCGCTGGGCCTGGCTCGGACCGCGGTC is part of the Gemmatimonadota bacterium genome and harbors:
- a CDS encoding DUF58 domain-containing protein; translation: MSGIAPAAFLDPALLAGISDLSLLARTVVDGFLHGLHRSVRTGTSLDFAEHRPYQPGDDLRRIDWRVYGRTDRFYLKTYEADTNADVMLVLDSSGSMDFASGRLTKFDYARYLTASLAWLAQRQGDRVGLVTVRDEMVDVVPPSTRHLNLLLHTVAASTAAGEGHLPRVLEKVAQMRGRSGMVVLISDCYEEPAALCRAVGGLRSRGHDVMVFHLTDPAERDLPYGAPGTFEDAETGIRLPLKPEELRDRYRAMVVEHAAALSTGLAAANVDYQAVGTEQPLDGALRAFLDRRLMGTKVR
- a CDS encoding VWA domain-containing protein, with the protein product MPFAFLVPAFLAGLAALAVPLLLHLRQRDKEKPLRFPSLMFLRRIAIETSHRRRVTDLPLLLLRALAVALAVLAFSRPVFQRAGKALGAPPERVVILAVDRSMSMGHTAVWPVAMDSARAIIRALKAGDRIAVIAFDDDASVIQPMTTDHAAALAALGTVRPGARGTRFAAALRAARQQMAAANLPRAEVLVVSDLQRVGTGGLTDLALPKGLAVRGIVVAAPSAANTSVTGLTVQRLGGGAAGRIAVSADVRSNALASARRATVTLTVNNREAGTRTVDLPVSGLRTVAFDPVALPPGEAQVSIALDPDALTADDSFHAVVPAEASQRILLVGAGDLAPESTLFLERALAIGSDPAFVVERGSVGTLTAQRLASVALVIFLDVLPPTNDAFRDWVRAGRGAVIVAGPRLRTVRAQPGQLPGRVTGEMDRLAERGGTIGDVALEHPIFSPFRGGGSAALGSARFIRYAQLAADTGSVVLARFDDGLPALLERAEGSGRLLLSAIPLDARGGDFPLQAAYLPFVRRLALHTAGYEPQPLWRTTGEGWRPVGTVADLVIATPSGSLLRPDSGATRGAADLEALGFYRAYRERAVGDPIATVAVNVPIRESDLTASPASELLLGVREEAGDPSAAEIPPIAEVETRQRLWRILLLIVGVVLVMESLLGSRGWRGTATRLAVETPPGGAAT